The Theobroma cacao cultivar B97-61/B2 chromosome 2, Criollo_cocoa_genome_V2, whole genome shotgun sequence genome includes the window AATTTCCAGCACCAAAAGGCTCATCTCCACCACTACCACCGCCCTGTCACGTTCCAACCACCGAAACTACAGCCTCATACCGATGGTGATCGAGCACTCTTCCCGCGGCGAAAGAGCTTACGACATATTCTCTCGTCTCCTCAAGGAAAGGATCGTCTGCATAAACGGAACCATCAACGACGACACTGCCCACGTCGTCGTAGCCCAGCTCCTCTTCCTCGAATCCGAAAACCCCTCCAAGCCCATCCACATGTACCTCAACTCCCCCGGCGGCCATGTCACCGCAGGTCCTtccttttcccccttttcaaTCTAAAAAATTCCCAATTCTatcataattttcaataatcttatcattattattttttttgtacagGCCTTGCAATTTATGATACGATGCAGTACATTAAATCTCCAATTAACACAATCTGTTTGGGCCAAGCTGCATCCATGGCTTCTCTCCTTTTAGCTGCAGGCGCCAAGGGCGAAAGGCGGTCCCTCCCCAATGCGACCATCATGATTCATCAGCCTTCTGGTGGATACAGCGGCCAGGCTAAAGATATGACCATTCACACTAAGCAGATTGTTCGCGTTTGGGATTCGTTGAATGCTTTGTATTCGAAGCACACAGGACAATCGGTTGATGTAATTCAGAAGAATATGGATAGGGATTATTTTATGACTCCCGAAGAGGCCAAAGAATTTGGGATAATTGATGAAGTTATTGATGAAAGACCAATGGCTCTGGTCACCGATGCTGTAGCAAATGAAACCAAAGATAACAAAGAAAGCAAAGAGAGCAAAGATAAAGGTTCCAATTAGGATCAGAGGTGGTAAGctgtttgatgatttattgTTTCCGTTCTCCAATTTCATGATTAACTATTTTTGTAGCTGTTTTTCGGCTGTTGATCTTATGCTCCTGGAATTGATATCTGCAATTTAGTGAGCTTGCCGGCTAATGTTTCCATCAGTACTTGTATGAGATCAGACACAAAGTTTTGCTGGCAAAGAGTTTTATTTAAGAAAGCGCACTTAAGTAGAAAAATAATACATGAATGGGTGTTTATATATTTAGATGGGTGGCTTTAATGCTTTTTCTATGAAAATCTTTGATCTTGGTTTTTATGCCTCATAATGTAGATAATAACTAATCTGAATTGGTGAAGAATAGGAAAGAACTTTGATATAATTAGAAGATTTGGTTTCTGGTTTCTATCTCCCCCCACTAATTGAAGCATCATCCTCCTATTTTCTCCCTTGCTCttcttggttttgaaaataaattccCTAAATGAGCAACTTAATGGTGCTTGGCATTGAAGCATAAAGTGCAAACAAGATTCTGCTTGTCCATGTTGTTGGTATGTTTTAGGTAGAGGAGGATGGTCTTGGGTCATACAGATGCATTAAACCAAGAATGAGCAAGGACTTTGACTTGTTAACCTGCATTTTTGTTTCCATGCGTAATAAAACTTCCTACTGATTCTTGATCTCTGggtttcaattttcacatGTTGGCTACTTTGgacaagatttttcaagg containing:
- the LOC18608504 gene encoding ATP-dependent Clp protease proteolytic subunit 2, mitochondrial, with the protein product MRALISSTKRLISTTTTALSRSNHRNYSLIPMVIEHSSRGERAYDIFSRLLKERIVCINGTINDDTAHVVVAQLLFLESENPSKPIHMYLNSPGGHVTAGLAIYDTMQYIKSPINTICLGQAASMASLLLAAGAKGERRSLPNATIMIHQPSGGYSGQAKDMTIHTKQIVRVWDSLNALYSKHTGQSVDVIQKNMDRDYFMTPEEAKEFGIIDEVIDERPMALVTDAVANETKDNKESKESKDKGSN